The window TTCGCCTTCGGAAATTATTGAGAAGGCAAGTTTCTCTCCAGGAGGGCAAAAATCAGCTGTAACACCCTCTTTATTCCCTCTGGGGTCTATCCTGTACCAGCCAAAATCATCAAGATATACAGCTACCAATCCGTGGATACAGAATGGTGGCACGTCTCCCTCGATGGTAAGACGCTGGTAGCAGAGCCCGGCCGGGATCGAGTTTGCCCTGAGCAGGGCTACCAGCAGATGGCTCTTGGCATAGCACCACCCGTGGGATGACCGTAGCACCTCAGAGGCTTTACATGTGGTAGGGCTAAGTTGCCAATCGCCTGAATGTTTGATCTCATCCCGCACAAAGAGATAACATCCATGGGCGATATCCCGGTTGCTGGAGTAACAGGAGGCAAGTCGAGCGGCCTTGCTCTTGATTTCCGGATGTTGCCAGTCAATATATTCACTGGCAGCAAGGAACGGCTGTAGATCAGTTATCGCCGTGTGTGTCATTGAAAGTTTTCTTTTAAGAGGATGCCTTTGGCCAGTTGAGTCGTTGCTTCAACAGGATAACCGTTTTCTTTTATCAGATTGTTTATGGCATCTATCCTGTCCCGAGGATGCGGGTGCGAGGCGAGAAGGTATTTAAGATGACTGGTTTTGTTGGAATTTTCTTTGGCTAGTCGGTCGAAAAAAACGGTTGCGCCGCCCACATGACCATAATGATTGGCCAGTTGTTCAAGGGCAAAGCCGTCGGCGGCGCTTTCCTGATCCTGGGTGTAGTTGGCCTGGAAGCTGAGCAGGGTTTTTGCCACCAGATCGGCGGCGCCGCTGTCATTGCCGAAGAGCAGGGCGGAGCCTACAGCCAGACCGAGTCCGCGTCCCAGGCCGCGAAGATGGTCACGATGTGCAAAGTGCCCAAGCTCGTGATAGAGCACCATAGCCAATTCGTTTTCAGATTCCACGCGGTCGACAAGCCCTCGATAAACAGCGATTTTGCCGCCGGGAATGGCAAAGGCGTTGACGATATCGCTGTCGACCAGATCAATAGTGAATTCATATTCCCGTAACGGTGAATCTTCGGGCAAGGTGGTGAGCAAGTCATCGAACCTTCGTTGCAGAGCGGGATTAGCCTCGCCTTTCATATCGAAGGACAGATGTGTACCAAGCCAGTTCTCAATTTTGGGTGAAGTACGGGACACGGCCAGGTCGGTGAGGAGGCCGAGGGTAAGGAAGACAATCCCCACCACAAGCAGCAGCCCGCCGGCCAGCCAGAAAAACTCAACCAGCGGGTGGGTTTTGGAAACGTTGACGTTTTCTTCTATTTCTTTTGGCGTGAATTTCATTGCTTGATTAACGAAACGGCAGTGCCATAGGCGACCGCCTCAACGCTGCCAACCTGTCGTTTTTTATTGGCACTCTGCCCGATGGCTGATGTCTCAAGGCGCAAGTTGATAATGATATCGGCGCCCTTTTCTTTCGCCTTTTCTTTCATGCGCAGGATTGCTTCTCTACGTGCCCGATCGATAAGGGACTCGTATGATTTGACATTACCCCCGAATATATTACGCAGGATGGCCAGAAGTCTTTTGAAGTAGTCGATTGAGACCACAACCGATCCCGTTACCAACGTACTCTTTTCAGCTTCCCCTATAATATAACTTTCCCTGCCGGTTACCACAGGCAGATGTGCGAATTCTTTTTCACGTTTGGTGATAGATGTGTAGTGGCGTCTCTCGGCCCAACTTCCCACACCGTAACCGAGGCACAGCAGAATGAAGAAAAGTACCAAATCAGCATGTTGTAACAGGATTTCCATACATGCACCATGTAGTTCAACGATTTATAAATGTGATTACTCGACGCGTACAGCAGTGCCGTAAACAAAGAGTTCTGCGGCTCCCTGGGCT of the Desulfosediminicola ganghwensis genome contains:
- a CDS encoding transglutaminase-like domain-containing protein; this translates as MTHTAITDLQPFLAASEYIDWQHPEIKSKAARLASCYSSNRDIAHGCYLFVRDEIKHSGDWQLSPTTCKASEVLRSSHGWCYAKSHLLVALLRANSIPAGLCYQRLTIEGDVPPFCIHGLVAVYLDDFGWYRIDPRGNKEGVTADFCPPGEKLAFSIISEGEADLPGIFAEPVKSVIDCLHKYQTYKDFARNLPDSAPSEWSPQGVAERHSH
- a CDS encoding M48 family metallopeptidase, whose amino-acid sequence is MKFTPKEIEENVNVSKTHPLVEFFWLAGGLLLVVGIVFLTLGLLTDLAVSRTSPKIENWLGTHLSFDMKGEANPALQRRFDDLLTTLPEDSPLREYEFTIDLVDSDIVNAFAIPGGKIAVYRGLVDRVESENELAMVLYHELGHFAHRDHLRGLGRGLGLAVGSALLFGNDSGAADLVAKTLLSFQANYTQDQESAADGFALEQLANHYGHVGGATVFFDRLAKENSNKTSHLKYLLASHPHPRDRIDAINNLIKENGYPVEATTQLAKGILLKENFQ
- a CDS encoding YbjQ family protein, translated to MEILLQHADLVLFFILLCLGYGVGSWAERRHYTSITKREKEFAHLPVVTGRESYIIGEAEKSTLVTGSVVVSIDYFKRLLAILRNIFGGNVKSYESLIDRARREAILRMKEKAKEKGADIIINLRLETSAIGQSANKKRQVGSVEAVAYGTAVSLIKQ